In the Vulpes vulpes isolate BD-2025 chromosome 12, VulVul3, whole genome shotgun sequence genome, CCGGCACCCATAGGAAGCCCCGAGGAGGGGGTCACCCAAGTGTCCTCCTCCGCCTGACTGCGCCCACCCTGGCCTCGATGAGCCGTTGGGCCCGGCCAGTGGACTCAGCACAATGACCATGGCAGATAGAACCAAGGACCAAAGTTAGCTGGGCAGAGGAATTGCTTTAATGGCAACCATAAAGCGTCATACAGATTTGCTCAGCTTCCTCCCCACCAGGGAGAAAAGCCCTTCGTTGTCGGACATGGTGGAAGAATAACGCTGGCAGATCACCTCAAAGCGCTCCACTGAGTAGCCGGCCTCTCTCACCGCAGCCTCTACTGCCTCCCGGCCCAGGCAGAGGCTGGAGAACCTCTGCTCGCCGATCATATAGTAGCTGCTCTTCAGGGCATCCACCACCACCAGGAAGCCCCCCGGCTTTAGCAGGCTGCCGAGGTTCCTGAGGGCCGCGCAGTAGGCGGGGAGGTCTGGGCAGGCGGCGTCCAGGCACAGGGTGCTGAGCAGACAGTCGGCCGGGGGCAGGGATACGGCACCCAGAGGCCGGCTCTGAGTCACGTCGCACTTCAGGACCTGCTTGACCACGCGCCTCaacttctcct is a window encoding:
- the LOC112925892 gene encoding nicotinamide N-methyltransferase, whose protein sequence is MESSFTSKDTYLRHFNPRDYLEKYYNFGTRHSAENEILRHLLKNLFKIFCLDGVKGDLLIDIGSGPTIYQLLSACESFKEIIATDYTDQNLQELQKWLKKEPGAFDWSPVVTYVCELEGNRVKGLEKEEKLRRVVKQVLKCDVTQSRPLGAVSLPPADCLLSTLCLDAACPDLPAYCAALRNLGSLLKPGGFLVVVDALKSSYYMIGEQRFSSLCLGREAVEAAVREAGYSVERFEVICQRYSSTMSDNEGLFSLVGRKLSKSV